The DNA segment CAGGCCGAAGATGCCGGCCTGCTGCACTTCCGCCACGTAGGCGGTCTTGTCGCCGGCCTTGCAGGTCAGGGTCACGCCCAGCACCACTTCGAAGGCGTTCTCGCCCAGGCGCTGCACGCGCTGGTTGAGGTTGAGCTGCAGCTCGGGCTGAGCGGCCTCGGTGAAGATCGCCGGCGCGCCGGGCACTTCGAAGGAAACGTCCTTGACGTAGATCTTCTCGACAGTGAAGGCAGGGCCAGCGGCTTCGGCGGACGCGATCGCGCCGTTGGTGGTCTCGTCGGACATTTCGAACTCCGGAATTTCGGGATTGATACGGTGAATGGGAGATTATGGCATGGCGTCGGA comes from the Pseudoxanthomonas sp. YR558 genome and includes:
- the secB gene encoding protein-export chaperone SecB — encoded protein: MSDETTNGAIASAEAAGPAFTVEKIYVKDVSFEVPGAPAIFTEAAQPELQLNLNQRVQRLGENAFEVVLGVTLTCKAGDKTAYVAEVQQAGIFGLMGLEPQAVDVLLGTQCPNILFPYVRQIVSDLVQAGGFPPFFLQPINFEALYAESLRQRAAQGGDAGLANSEPAGNA